Proteins from a single region of Thermotoga maritima MSB8:
- the dnaB gene encoding replicative DNA helicase translates to MRVPPHNLEAEVAVLGSILIDPSVINDVLEILSHEDFYLKKHQHIFRAMEELYDEGKPVDVVSVCDKLQSMGKLEEVGGDLEVAQLAEAVPSSAHALHYAEIVKEKSILRKLIEISRKISESAYMEEDVEILLDNAEKMIFEISEMKTTKSYDHLRGIMHRVFENLENFRERANLIEPGVLITGLPTGFKSLDKQTTGFHSSDLVIIAARPSMGKTSFALSIARNMAVNFEIPVGIFSLEMSKEQLAQRLLSMESGVDLYSIRTGYLDQEKWERLTIAASKLYKAPIVVDDESLLDPRSLRAKARRMKKEYDVKAIFVDYLQLMHLKGRKESRQQEISEISRSLKLLARELDIVVIALSQLSRAVEQREDKRPRLSDLRESGAIEQDADTVIFIYREEYYRSKKSKEESKLHEPHEAEIIIGKQRNGPVGTITLIFDPRTVTFHEVDVVHS, encoded by the coding sequence ATGCGTGTTCCCCCGCACAACTTAGAGGCCGAAGTTGCTGTGCTCGGAAGCATATTGATAGATCCGTCGGTAATAAACGACGTTCTTGAAATTTTGAGCCACGAAGATTTCTATCTGAAAAAACACCAACACATCTTCAGAGCGATGGAAGAGCTTTACGACGAAGGAAAACCGGTGGACGTGGTTTCCGTCTGTGACAAGCTTCAAAGCATGGGAAAACTCGAGGAAGTAGGTGGAGATCTGGAAGTGGCCCAGCTCGCTGAGGCTGTGCCCAGTTCTGCACACGCACTTCACTACGCGGAGATCGTCAAGGAAAAATCCATTCTGAGGAAACTCATTGAGATCTCCAGAAAAATCTCAGAAAGTGCCTACATGGAAGAAGATGTGGAGATCCTGCTCGACAACGCAGAAAAGATGATCTTCGAGATCTCAGAGATGAAAACGACAAAATCCTACGATCATCTGAGAGGCATCATGCACCGGGTGTTTGAAAACCTGGAGAACTTCAGGGAAAGAGCCAACCTTATAGAACCCGGTGTGCTCATAACGGGACTACCAACGGGATTCAAAAGTCTGGACAAACAGACCACAGGGTTCCACAGCTCCGATCTGGTGATAATAGCAGCGAGACCCTCCATGGGAAAAACCTCCTTCGCACTCTCAATAGCGAGGAACATGGCTGTCAATTTCGAAATCCCCGTCGGAATATTCAGTCTCGAGATGTCCAAGGAACAGCTCGCTCAAAGACTACTCAGCATGGAGTCCGGTGTGGATCTTTACAGCATCAGAACAGGATACCTGGATCAGGAGAAGTGGGAAAGACTCACAATAGCGGCTTCTAAACTCTACAAAGCACCCATAGTTGTGGACGATGAGTCACTCCTCGATCCGCGATCGTTGAGGGCAAAAGCGAGAAGGATGAAAAAAGAATACGATGTAAAAGCCATTTTTGTCGACTATCTCCAGCTCATGCACCTGAAAGGAAGAAAAGAAAGCAGACAGCAGGAGATATCCGAGATCTCGAGATCTCTGAAGCTCCTTGCGAGGGAACTCGACATAGTGGTGATAGCGCTTTCACAGCTTTCGAGGGCCGTAGAACAGAGAGAAGACAAAAGACCGAGGCTGAGTGACCTCAGGGAATCCGGTGCGATAGAACAGGACGCAGACACAGTCATCTTCATCTACAGGGAGGAATATTACAGGAGCAAAAAATCCAAAGAGGAAAGCAAGCTTCACGAACCTCACGAAGCTGAAATCATAATAGGTAAACAGAGAAACGGTCCCGTTGGAACGATCACTCTGATCTTCGACCCCAGAACGGTTACGTTCCATGAAGTCGATGTGGTGCATTCATGA
- a CDS encoding YjgP/YjgQ family permease produces the protein MKVLIKYLLKLSVVPFLIGLGGFIVFVSLEILYQLSDLIVRHRVGIEKLFLMLYYYLPYFVAMGVPVGVLLAIFWTFSRLSEERELMAIQVHGISQKNLIVPFLILGALLSIAVFFLSDQIVPEYQSKAEEAMSKYVLKKPEVFVVENVISKIGDDQYFYVEKYDERTSTMWNVVIFRYGHEETIVTAKRVQKKGNDWYLFDGNYYTVDKDGFLKLDVHFSEMKLDITEDIEKLLRVGKTPKEMTGKELKEKIEFFKKVGVKPSPWVVELHSRYANSLTPIVIVLVGVPLSLLFQLRSKSWGVIFTFVLVVLYQGSGAWLSAMGKENLLNPVLAPWIPNIVFTIVGTLLFILLDTFFAYRITEFLSRLFFVAFIFTVSSLFSSQVVIVSDRMEKFPEEMVFHGSVEIAYKDMTVQASEATIQLTEEGKAKKLEASGGVIYRKADTILMGEHLIFYLENEKSVLTHIRGSTVLEIEKEKKKIYLSGEDLTSEGSRTIVDMGSISTCSETPPHYKLKARYIEIKENDYLLAKDVVFYLLEIPLFYQPIFFTSLSDKPQPFSVEVGVGNNPHLKTSYNVSYPSGLLYFSTKSVLSGGLSKELNWNHKMGSWSLNLDYKESTSHSVLVKIFDSKNTFLFSQKNEERIHQFERKEKILNGSLNVVLRKESDGEDSYILPRVTVKKVSVKTGVGTFSVDSFNHETRIEDQEKRNSGSVSLSFRSVPFLLFQSVSVSTTGKYLFENQNLDERTSYLKTDSIWDFQNLSLGKFLVLDDKIYAGVYRSNEDGYRVGNLFTTTLRVPLGPFSFESYYKLFTVSGENLRKFSQNESKNEVDLKVSFSYENFKSSLETTYDFLEKEFSDPYLKTSYSFKTGDITHTVDSTTRFVLDEISRSYTTWNFQQRMGAFLNRFYFTYYYREPHVKYVEDQMRIYGKNFLFMENPRITTYTKLSVDPFELDEFWIRGTFKKGESTHSLKMSYSSDNLEFSYQTKNGDPALEISFSLKDWNVEKFSLSVEKALHCLGTKISTSFGRNFTLESFSILFFIRDFPNSGIGFDTEEGIGLNVF, from the coding sequence TTGAAAGTTCTGATTAAGTATCTTCTGAAACTCTCCGTTGTCCCTTTCTTGATCGGTCTTGGTGGTTTCATCGTTTTCGTCAGTCTTGAGATTCTCTACCAGCTCTCCGATCTGATAGTGAGGCACAGGGTGGGAATCGAAAAACTCTTTCTCATGCTGTACTACTACCTTCCTTACTTCGTCGCAATGGGTGTTCCCGTTGGAGTACTCCTCGCCATCTTCTGGACGTTCTCACGACTCTCCGAAGAAAGAGAGCTCATGGCCATACAGGTTCACGGAATCTCCCAAAAGAATCTGATCGTTCCCTTTCTGATTCTTGGAGCCCTTCTCTCCATAGCCGTCTTCTTCCTCAGCGATCAAATCGTTCCCGAGTACCAATCAAAAGCAGAAGAAGCAATGTCGAAGTACGTTCTGAAAAAACCCGAGGTTTTTGTCGTTGAAAACGTCATCTCAAAGATAGGAGACGACCAGTATTTCTATGTGGAAAAATACGACGAAAGAACAAGCACGATGTGGAACGTGGTTATTTTCAGATACGGGCATGAAGAGACGATAGTCACCGCAAAAAGGGTGCAGAAAAAAGGTAACGACTGGTACCTCTTCGATGGAAATTACTACACCGTCGATAAAGATGGCTTCTTAAAACTCGACGTGCACTTTTCTGAGATGAAACTGGATATTACAGAGGACATAGAAAAACTCCTTCGTGTGGGAAAGACACCGAAAGAGATGACGGGAAAAGAACTCAAGGAAAAGATAGAATTCTTCAAAAAAGTGGGAGTGAAACCTTCTCCCTGGGTCGTAGAACTTCACAGCAGATACGCGAACTCTCTGACGCCGATAGTAATAGTGCTCGTTGGAGTGCCGCTCTCTCTTCTCTTTCAGCTGAGAAGCAAATCCTGGGGTGTGATCTTCACCTTCGTGCTCGTTGTCCTTTATCAGGGAAGCGGGGCATGGCTCAGCGCCATGGGAAAGGAAAATCTCCTCAATCCTGTACTCGCACCGTGGATTCCAAACATCGTGTTCACGATCGTTGGAACGCTCCTGTTTATCCTTCTCGACACCTTTTTTGCCTACAGAATCACGGAATTTCTCTCGAGACTGTTTTTCGTTGCCTTCATCTTCACCGTCTCTTCTCTTTTTTCATCACAGGTTGTCATAGTGTCCGATCGAATGGAGAAGTTTCCGGAGGAAATGGTCTTTCATGGAAGCGTTGAAATAGCGTACAAAGATATGACCGTCCAGGCGAGCGAAGCCACAATTCAGCTCACTGAAGAAGGAAAAGCGAAAAAACTCGAAGCTTCGGGTGGAGTGATATACAGAAAGGCCGACACGATCCTGATGGGTGAACATTTGATCTTCTATCTGGAAAATGAAAAAAGCGTTCTTACTCACATTCGGGGAAGCACTGTCCTCGAAATAGAAAAAGAAAAGAAAAAAATTTACCTGTCCGGTGAAGATCTCACCTCTGAAGGCTCGAGAACGATCGTGGACATGGGTTCCATCTCCACCTGCTCGGAAACTCCGCCCCATTACAAGCTCAAGGCCAGGTACATAGAAATAAAAGAGAACGACTACCTCCTGGCAAAGGATGTGGTTTTCTATCTTCTGGAGATACCGCTGTTTTATCAACCTATCTTTTTCACTTCACTATCCGATAAACCGCAACCGTTCTCCGTTGAAGTGGGTGTGGGAAATAACCCGCATCTGAAAACCTCCTACAACGTGTCTTACCCCTCTGGGCTCCTGTATTTCTCAACCAAAAGTGTACTGAGTGGAGGCCTATCTAAGGAACTCAACTGGAACCACAAGATGGGAAGCTGGTCCCTCAATCTAGACTACAAAGAATCGACATCCCACAGCGTTCTGGTGAAGATCTTCGACAGCAAAAATACCTTCCTTTTCTCACAGAAAAACGAAGAGAGAATCCATCAGTTCGAAAGAAAGGAGAAGATTCTGAACGGAAGCCTGAACGTGGTTCTCAGAAAAGAATCGGACGGCGAAGACAGTTACATACTCCCACGAGTAACTGTGAAAAAAGTGAGCGTCAAGACGGGTGTAGGAACTTTTTCTGTGGACAGTTTCAATCACGAAACCCGCATAGAAGATCAAGAAAAGAGGAACTCCGGGTCGGTGAGCCTTTCTTTTCGTTCTGTTCCCTTCTTGCTTTTTCAGTCCGTGAGCGTCAGTACCACTGGAAAGTACTTGTTTGAAAACCAAAACCTCGACGAACGAACGAGCTACCTCAAAACAGATTCCATATGGGATTTTCAGAACCTTTCCCTCGGGAAGTTTCTCGTACTGGATGATAAAATATACGCTGGCGTGTACAGATCGAACGAAGACGGCTACCGTGTTGGAAATCTGTTCACAACCACACTCAGAGTGCCTCTGGGGCCTTTTTCCTTCGAGAGTTACTACAAACTCTTCACGGTTTCCGGAGAAAACCTCAGAAAGTTTTCCCAGAATGAATCAAAAAACGAGGTGGATCTGAAAGTATCGTTCTCTTATGAAAATTTCAAATCTTCCTTAGAAACAACCTACGATTTCCTCGAAAAGGAGTTCTCGGATCCGTATCTCAAAACCTCTTACTCGTTCAAAACAGGAGATATCACTCACACTGTGGACTCCACTACCCGGTTCGTTCTGGACGAGATCAGCAGAAGTTACACCACCTGGAACTTCCAGCAGAGAATGGGAGCTTTCCTGAACAGATTCTACTTCACCTACTACTACAGAGAACCACACGTTAAGTACGTCGAGGATCAGATGAGGATATACGGAAAGAATTTCCTTTTCATGGAAAACCCGCGAATAACCACGTACACAAAGCTGAGCGTTGATCCCTTTGAACTGGATGAATTCTGGATACGCGGGACGTTTAAAAAAGGAGAGTCCACCCACTCTTTGAAAATGAGTTATTCCAGTGACAACCTGGAATTTTCTTATCAGACAAAGAACGGTGATCCGGCGCTGGAAATATCTTTTTCATTAAAGGACTGGAACGTGGAGAAGTTTTCTCTGTCTGTTGAAAAGGCTTTGCACTGTCTTGGAACGAAGATTTCAACTTCATTCGGCAGGAATTTCACTCTTGAGAGTTTCTCCATTCTTTTCTTCATAAGAGATTTTCCGAACAGCGGTATCGGTTTCGACACGGAAGAAGGGATAGGGCTCAACGTTTTTTGA
- a CDS encoding YggT family protein, with product MFVIANLLRSIAVVLRTFIYVEIVSIVVSAIFSWTTPYYYHPVRRFFDALSSIVLNPIRRVVPPIGSVDISPMIAIFILMFLDGFLVQTLFDLAVRLS from the coding sequence ATGTTCGTGATAGCCAATCTGCTCAGATCGATCGCGGTGGTTCTGAGAACGTTCATATACGTGGAGATTGTGTCCATCGTTGTCTCTGCGATCTTCAGCTGGACTACACCTTACTATTATCACCCTGTAAGAAGGTTTTTCGATGCTTTATCTTCGATCGTTTTGAATCCCATTCGACGTGTTGTACCTCCAATAGGTTCTGTTGACATATCTCCTATGATAGCCATCTTCATTCTCATGTTCCTGGACGGTTTCCTTGTACAAACCCTCTTCGATCTGGCGGTGAGACTTTCATGA
- a CDS encoding DNA double-strand break repair nuclease NurA: protein MQVRIERAERIESELEEHVGDQTFVEESRFLEEDEQREGEILDQIIFVDGKRRSFVRITTDEGITGIFAELCVGAVIWDREGGTKTLFSPDKPPVKERVLGFSQSFQEEGYEEVGGILFKVVKEGKDAMQSIDLYMRSLEIEEVRKHMDKNILIVKDGPAARELPFEENVGPIGLVKNIGVTELSKEDFKKLRFLKKGKRSKMFVSSRETPLKKVGAYVKLIDGEGIRGLVRLETYVKDDNQIPYIRKVFDDLAKTLPHLTADLPIPRLPENILPIQFLEENLSYYLTDKNYMNTRLFAYIGR, encoded by the coding sequence ATGCAGGTGCGTATCGAAAGAGCGGAAAGAATTGAAAGCGAACTGGAAGAACACGTAGGAGATCAGACTTTCGTGGAAGAATCGAGATTCCTGGAGGAAGACGAGCAGAGAGAGGGAGAAATTCTCGATCAGATCATCTTCGTCGATGGCAAAAGAAGAAGCTTTGTGCGGATAACAACAGACGAAGGGATCACCGGTATATTCGCGGAACTCTGTGTTGGGGCGGTCATCTGGGATAGAGAAGGTGGAACGAAAACGCTCTTCTCTCCAGACAAACCACCAGTCAAAGAAAGAGTCCTTGGATTTTCCCAAAGCTTCCAGGAAGAAGGATACGAAGAAGTCGGAGGTATTCTCTTCAAAGTTGTAAAAGAAGGCAAAGACGCCATGCAATCGATAGATCTGTACATGAGGTCCTTGGAGATAGAAGAAGTGAGAAAGCACATGGACAAAAACATTCTCATCGTGAAGGATGGACCAGCTGCCCGGGAACTTCCGTTCGAGGAAAACGTGGGACCCATCGGTCTTGTGAAGAACATCGGTGTCACCGAGTTGAGCAAAGAGGACTTCAAGAAACTGCGCTTTCTCAAAAAGGGAAAGCGAAGCAAGATGTTCGTTTCATCGAGGGAAACACCTCTGAAAAAAGTGGGAGCGTACGTAAAACTGATCGATGGAGAAGGTATAAGGGGTCTTGTCAGGTTAGAAACCTACGTGAAAGACGATAATCAGATACCGTACATCAGAAAAGTGTTCGACGATCTTGCAAAGACGTTACCACATCTCACGGCAGACCTTCCCATCCCAAGACTTCCGGAAAATATTCTTCCGATACAGTTTCTGGAAGAGAACCTTTCGTACTATCTCACCGACAAGAACTACATGAACACGAGACTGTTTGCCTACATCGGGAGATGA
- the phoU gene encoding phosphate signaling complex protein PhoU: MNRLLNEKVEEFKKGVLKAGWFIEKMFRNSISSLVERNESLAREVIADEEVVDQMEVEIQEKAMEVLGLFSPIGKPLLTVTAGIRVAELIENIADKCHDIAKNVLELMEEPPLKPLEDIPAMANQTSEMLKFALRMFADVNVEKSFEVCRMDSKVDDLYEKVREELLLYMMESPKYVKRALLLLEIAGNIEIIADYATNIVEVSVYMVQGEAYKCYHDELLLFKKSGGVLFESSD, from the coding sequence GTGAATAGACTCTTAAACGAAAAGGTGGAAGAATTCAAGAAAGGCGTTCTCAAAGCGGGATGGTTCATAGAAAAGATGTTCAGAAACTCCATATCCTCACTTGTCGAAAGAAACGAGTCCCTCGCCAGGGAAGTGATCGCAGATGAAGAGGTTGTCGATCAGATGGAAGTGGAGATTCAGGAAAAAGCAATGGAGGTGCTCGGCCTCTTTTCTCCCATAGGAAAGCCCCTTCTCACAGTAACAGCGGGTATAAGGGTGGCAGAGCTCATTGAAAATATAGCCGACAAATGCCATGACATCGCAAAGAACGTCCTTGAACTCATGGAAGAACCTCCCTTGAAACCTCTCGAAGACATTCCAGCCATGGCGAATCAAACTTCAGAAATGTTGAAGTTCGCTCTCAGGATGTTCGCCGATGTGAACGTAGAAAAGTCTTTCGAAGTTTGCAGGATGGATTCGAAGGTTGATGACCTGTACGAGAAGGTGCGTGAAGAACTCTTGCTCTACATGATGGAGTCACCCAAATATGTGAAAAGGGCTCTTCTCCTCTTAGAAATAGCCGGCAACATAGAGATCATAGCCGATTACGCCACCAACATCGTGGAAGTCTCCGTTTACATGGTTCAGGGAGAGGCCTACAAGTGCTACCACGATGAACTCCTTCTCTTCAAAAAATCCGGAGGGGTGCTCTTTGAAAGTTCTGATTAA
- the ruvB gene encoding Holliday junction branch migration DNA helicase RuvB, with translation MSEFLTPERTVYDSGVQFLRPKSLDEFIGQENVKKKLSLALEAAKMRGEVLDHVLLAGPPGLGKTTLAHIIASELQTNIHVTSGPVLVKQGDMAAILTSLERGDVLFIDEIHRLNKAVEELLYSAIEDFQIDIMIGKGPSAKSIRIDIQPFTLVGATTRSGLLSSPLRSRFGIILELDFYTVKELKEIIKRAASLMDVEIEDAAAEMIAKRSRGTPRIAIRLTKRVRDMLTVVKADRINTDIVLKTMEVLNIDDEGLDEFDRKILKTIIEIYRGGPVGLNALAASLGVEADTLSEVYEPYLLQAGFLARTPRGRIVTEKAYKHLKYEVPENRLF, from the coding sequence GTGAGTGAATTTCTCACACCTGAAAGGACCGTTTACGACTCTGGTGTACAGTTTCTAAGGCCCAAAAGCCTCGATGAATTCATTGGTCAGGAAAACGTGAAAAAGAAACTCTCCCTCGCTCTCGAAGCCGCGAAGATGAGGGGAGAAGTGCTCGATCATGTCCTCCTCGCAGGACCACCGGGACTCGGAAAGACGACCCTTGCACACATAATCGCCAGCGAACTCCAGACGAACATCCACGTTACGAGCGGACCGGTTCTTGTGAAACAGGGAGATATGGCCGCTATCCTCACAAGTCTGGAACGGGGAGACGTTCTTTTCATAGACGAAATACACCGATTGAACAAGGCAGTGGAAGAGCTTCTTTACTCTGCCATCGAAGACTTCCAGATAGACATCATGATCGGAAAGGGCCCGAGTGCAAAGTCCATTAGGATAGACATCCAGCCTTTTACGCTCGTTGGAGCCACGACGAGAAGTGGTCTTTTGAGTTCTCCTCTCAGAAGCAGGTTTGGTATCATCCTCGAACTGGACTTCTACACTGTGAAAGAACTGAAGGAAATCATAAAAAGAGCGGCCAGCTTGATGGACGTTGAGATAGAAGACGCAGCAGCAGAGATGATCGCGAAAAGATCGAGAGGCACACCGAGGATCGCTATAAGACTCACGAAGAGAGTGAGGGACATGCTCACGGTGGTAAAGGCAGACAGAATCAATACCGATATCGTTTTGAAGACCATGGAAGTTCTGAACATAGACGACGAGGGACTTGATGAGTTCGACAGGAAGATCCTGAAGACGATCATAGAGATTTACAGGGGAGGCCCCGTCGGATTGAACGCCCTCGCCGCTTCACTCGGTGTAGAAGCGGACACCCTGAGCGAAGTTTATGAACCTTACCTCCTCCAGGCAGGATTCCTCGCCAGAACTCCCAGAGGAAGGATCGTCACTGAAAAGGCTTACAAACACCTGAAGTACGAAGTCCCGGAAAACCGTCTTTTCTGA
- a CDS encoding NAD(+) kinase has protein sequence MKIAILYREEREKEGEFLKEKISKEHEVIEFGEANAPGRVTADLIVVVGGDGTVLKAAKKAADGTPMVGFKAGRLGFLTSYTLDEIDRFLEDLRNWNFREETRWFIQIESELGNHLALNDVTLERDLSGKMVEIEVEVEHHSSMWFFADGVVISTPTGSTAYSLSIGGPIIFPECEVLEISPIAPQFFLTRSVVIPSNFKVVVESQRDINMLVDGVLTGKTKRIEVKKSRRYVRILRPPEYDYVTVIRDKLGYGRRIE, from the coding sequence ATGAAAATCGCCATTCTCTACAGAGAAGAGCGGGAAAAAGAGGGAGAGTTCTTGAAAGAAAAGATTTCAAAAGAACACGAAGTAATCGAGTTCGGTGAAGCGAACGCTCCAGGAAGGGTTACGGCAGATTTGATAGTGGTGGTTGGAGGAGACGGAACCGTGCTCAAGGCAGCGAAAAAAGCGGCCGATGGAACACCGATGGTGGGCTTCAAGGCAGGCAGACTGGGGTTCCTCACATCCTACACCCTCGATGAGATAGATCGATTTCTCGAGGATCTCAGAAACTGGAACTTCCGGGAAGAAACAAGATGGTTCATACAGATCGAAAGTGAACTCGGAAACCATCTCGCCCTGAACGATGTCACCCTCGAACGTGACCTGAGTGGAAAGATGGTCGAAATAGAGGTCGAGGTGGAGCACCACTCTTCCATGTGGTTCTTCGCAGACGGAGTGGTGATTTCCACACCGACAGGTTCCACGGCTTATTCTCTTTCCATAGGAGGTCCCATAATATTCCCGGAATGCGAGGTGCTGGAGATCTCTCCCATTGCACCACAATTCTTTCTCACCCGAAGCGTTGTGATACCCTCGAATTTCAAAGTGGTGGTTGAATCCCAGAGAGATATAAACATGCTGGTGGATGGAGTCCTGACGGGAAAAACAAAACGAATCGAAGTAAAGAAATCCAGAAGATACGTTAGAATTCTGAGACCTCCTGAGTACGATTACGTGACGGTGATAAGAGACAAACTCGGTTACGGGAGGCGTATCGAGTGA
- a CDS encoding ZIP family metal transporter produces MVLKGILYSTIAGMATSLGALPFLFLKPHHTSDKVIDSFLGFAAGVMLAASAFSLVAPSLEMGGIVRFLIGFVLGGLFVNLADKLIPHEHLLKGHEGPDTKRLKGVWLFIIAITIHNFPEGMAVGVSAFTPQALAIAIAIGVQNIPEGAAVMASLIPMKYKKGKAFLITFLTGLVEAIGGLLGAGIVSISQRLLPYMMAFAAGAMIYVVSDEVIPETHSKGNELLSTWWIMVGFLVMASLDVALG; encoded by the coding sequence ATGGTTCTCAAGGGAATCCTCTACAGCACGATCGCGGGAATGGCAACCTCGCTCGGTGCGTTGCCGTTCCTTTTTTTAAAACCGCACCACACGAGTGACAAGGTGATCGACTCTTTCTTGGGGTTCGCTGCCGGTGTCATGCTGGCTGCGAGTGCTTTCAGCTTGGTCGCTCCCTCCCTCGAAATGGGAGGGATCGTCAGATTCCTGATAGGCTTCGTCCTGGGTGGTCTTTTCGTCAACCTCGCAGACAAACTCATCCCACACGAACATCTGCTCAAAGGTCACGAAGGACCTGACACCAAAAGACTGAAAGGTGTGTGGCTTTTCATCATCGCCATCACAATACACAATTTCCCTGAAGGAATGGCAGTGGGAGTTTCCGCCTTCACACCCCAGGCCCTCGCAATCGCCATCGCAATTGGGGTTCAGAACATTCCCGAAGGTGCCGCCGTGATGGCCTCTCTGATACCCATGAAGTACAAAAAAGGCAAAGCCTTTTTGATAACTTTCCTCACAGGACTCGTTGAAGCGATAGGTGGTCTTCTCGGTGCGGGAATCGTTTCGATCTCCCAACGACTTCTTCCTTACATGATGGCCTTCGCTGCCGGTGCAATGATATACGTCGTCAGCGACGAAGTGATTCCAGAAACCCATTCGAAGGGGAACGAACTGCTTTCCACGTGGTGGATCATGGTGGGATTCCTGGTGATGGCTTCCCTCGACGTGGCACTGGGGTGA
- a CDS encoding YggS family pyridoxal phosphate-dependent enzyme: MGLKENLERVLNRMKNAALRANRDPSEVRLVVASKYASVQQMEELVFLGIREFGENRAQDLVKKSEYFKGKPIIWHFIGRIQTNKVKYIVPRCELIHSVWREEELKEIEKRAEKLGKIQKILLEVNVFKEETKAGLLVEEVEGFLKLCQEFPHVEVLGFMTMAPYVGDPEEVRWGFRTLRELRDELASRFNGNVKLKELSMGMSNDFEVAIEEGATMVRIGSAIFEGGK, encoded by the coding sequence ATGGGATTGAAAGAAAACCTCGAAAGGGTTCTCAACAGAATGAAAAACGCTGCTCTTCGAGCAAACAGGGATCCATCCGAAGTGAGGCTCGTAGTTGCTTCAAAATACGCCAGCGTCCAGCAAATGGAAGAACTCGTGTTCCTTGGTATCAGAGAGTTCGGAGAAAACAGAGCGCAGGATCTCGTCAAAAAGAGCGAATATTTCAAGGGCAAACCCATCATCTGGCACTTCATTGGAAGAATACAGACGAACAAGGTGAAATACATCGTACCGAGATGTGAACTGATCCACTCCGTCTGGAGGGAAGAGGAGCTGAAAGAAATAGAAAAAAGGGCAGAAAAACTTGGGAAAATCCAGAAGATTCTCCTTGAGGTGAACGTCTTCAAAGAAGAAACGAAGGCCGGACTTCTGGTCGAAGAAGTGGAAGGGTTCTTGAAGCTCTGTCAGGAATTCCCACATGTCGAAGTTCTCGGTTTTATGACCATGGCTCCCTACGTTGGAGATCCCGAAGAAGTTCGGTGGGGTTTCAGAACTCTCAGAGAGCTAAGGGACGAGCTCGCCAGCAGGTTCAACGGGAACGTGAAACTCAAGGAGCTTTCCATGGGCATGAGCAACGATTTCGAAGTAGCGATAGAAGAAGGAGCAACCATGGTGAGGATTGGAAGCGCCATATTCGAAGGAGGGAAGTGA
- a CDS encoding purine-nucleoside phosphorylase, whose translation MDIKAYKERVEKAVEYLKGQIDETPEIAIILGSGLSVIADEVEKEGTSKKIPYSEIPGFPISTAPGHKGELIFGKLFGKNVMLMNGRFHYYEGYSMKEVTFPIRVMQLLGVEILIVTNAAGGLNPDFEVGRPMIITDHINFMGDNPLIGPNVDEWGPRFPDMSEPYDKELIELAYNSARELGIPVYQGVYVAVTGPCFETPAELRMLRKFGADAVGMSTVPEVIVARHGQIRVLGISAITDRAVPEDLKPLTAEEVLEVAEKTGRKIAQIIFEVVRKL comes from the coding sequence GTGGACATAAAGGCCTACAAAGAAAGAGTGGAAAAAGCGGTTGAATATCTGAAAGGTCAGATCGATGAAACACCCGAAATAGCGATAATACTGGGTTCTGGTCTTTCCGTCATAGCGGATGAGGTGGAAAAGGAGGGAACCTCCAAGAAGATACCCTACAGCGAGATACCAGGATTTCCCATTTCCACAGCTCCGGGTCACAAGGGTGAGCTGATCTTCGGAAAACTCTTTGGAAAGAACGTCATGCTGATGAACGGAAGGTTTCACTACTACGAGGGTTATTCAATGAAGGAAGTCACATTCCCCATCAGAGTGATGCAGCTTCTCGGTGTTGAAATTCTGATTGTTACCAACGCCGCTGGTGGGTTGAATCCGGATTTCGAAGTGGGAAGACCCATGATCATAACCGATCACATCAACTTCATGGGTGACAATCCTCTCATAGGCCCCAACGTGGATGAATGGGGTCCCAGGTTTCCGGACATGTCGGAGCCCTACGACAAGGAACTCATAGAACTCGCTTACAACAGTGCCAGAGAACTGGGAATTCCCGTCTATCAGGGTGTCTATGTGGCCGTTACGGGTCCATGCTTCGAAACACCCGCTGAGCTCAGGATGCTCAGAAAATTCGGAGCCGATGCAGTTGGAATGTCAACCGTTCCGGAAGTCATAGTGGCAAGGCACGGTCAGATAAGGGTCCTTGGAATCTCCGCCATCACCGACAGGGCCGTTCCTGAAGACCTCAAGCCGCTCACCGCAGAGGAGGTCCTGGAAGTCGCTGAGAAGACGGGAAGAAAGATCGCACAGATCATCTTCGAGGTCGTCAGAAAACTCTGA